GTTTGGGTCTCAAATTAGGGCCATTACATTATTCATCATGGCAGTACAGTATTTTTAGcaaatgttttttcaaattaattttttactatgaaaataagattaaatttggTATTCTTAAAATTCCAAACgcttccaataattttttaaaaatgatttttaagaaatgaggtagtaaaaatatgtatgttttTTCCACTTTACatgacaatttttcaaaattttagtttctctTTACACATAATGATTAAGACACTTAATATTTAGaatctatatataattaattgtatgtggatttaatttttttttttttttttttgggttttggatTCATTCCAAACCATTGAATTTGAGTAGTCACCCATTCGATTCAAGTCAAGTTTAATTTCGAGTTAAGCTTGGATCGTGTCCAGAATTGAAcagatttcaaataaaatttaaattgtgaTCTTTCACATCAAACCAAGTTTAAGAAATTACCAACTCACAGAAATTGAGATGCCCCTTCCTTAATCCGAGTCAAGCTCCATCATAATCTTATTCAAACTCATTTTGGATTGTACTGGACATAGAAAACTTTGAGTTGATGAAAACTGCCTAATTCACATGGCAAAGTGAAATTTTGCTACAGAAGGAAGTTTGATCATATTAATATAGAAGTTTGATAAGTTTGGTCACAAAAGGAGCCACAGGAAGCATTACTAATACAAATTACAGAACCTATCTTGCTCTTTACTAAGGCCAATCCTGAGCTTTACAATATTGCATAAGTGAAACTAGGCAAACTACATAGATTTTAAGCTTATTCATATCCATTAGTTCTACATATAAGTATAGCAATAAAAGGTCACGAATATTCAAGGCTTGATGAGCCAAATCACATCCTGAAGAACAGTCACGGCAAGCAATAGGCTGCTGAAGAAGGCGAAGGCTATTGAGATGGCAACGTGGTCACAGAATCTATATAAAGCTCTGCAGAAATTCGGCAGAGGGGCATGTTTAATCCCTGTGCGGTTCAAATTTGTGACTGAAGCTGCAGCTGACGCTGCACTTAACATTGCATATGCGAAAACCTGGAATGGAATTGAAATCAAATCGAGAAACATTAACCCAAATGCAACCtgaccaaaataaaaattttaataaaatcaatgatTTGTTTTAATCGGGTCAACAACCCCGACTCGCCCCCAGTAATAGGTCCATCGATCCTCTATTGCGTTACCTGATCAAGGGCAAATATAAGCCAGGCATGGCTTCTTGAGGGAATCAGTGGAACTTTCCTGAGCAGCCTTGTGCCACTGATAAGCAATTGCAGCAAAGAGTAAGCTGCTGCAGCCACACAAACTCCGAGGAGATACCTGCTTAGTACAAAACCATTTGAATATGGTTCATTAgacatatttgaattaaatatggAACCTTAAAGCTGCACACTAACTtgacaaataatcaaacttaaTCAACCCATTTAGTGAAAGTACTAGGGACAATTTAACATGTTTTCACTAGTTTAATCCTTAACATTCTTTAGTCAAATCTTGAAAGCCAAAATTTTCAACAAGGCAAATTAGTCATTATCAGTCACGGGTGTGCTCTGTTCATTCATATGCCACCAAACTGCAGAGTTAGAGTTTGTTTTCACGAAAGAAGCACTAAAACCAAGAGCAAATTTCAACAAGACAAATTAAGGTTCATAAGAACAGTGGAATCTGAATCACAACATGACAAATAAAGCTGACAAATCCCCGCTTTCCCTGGCCCAATTGAGGGATAAACCactgtttaattaatttttttattattataacaaatgAAAACTTTGAAACGGAAAAGTGCTGTTGCGTGACCTGTTTGGTCGGCAAGAAAGTGTAGGAAAGACGAGAATAAACagatatcaaaatataaaataatatcattcccttttctttacttttctaGGCTTCCAACCAGAGTCATAAGCTGAAAAACAAGtttcatttatatttgtttaaattgtttTCCTTCACTTTCTCAGTAACCAAACAGAAGATCAAAACCAACCCACTAAGCTAAACAACCAAATGAACGAAAAGaactttcttttccttcacGTTCTTATCAACCAAACAAAAGAGCATTTAACTCATAAAAAAGCACTTGAAGaacaaaacaacaaagaaaaagcacTTACTCAAAACTATAAGAATAAGACCACTTGGAAGAAACATCTAGCTGGAACCCATAAATAGAAACTTCACCCTTTTGACTAGCCCTAATCATGAGTGTAAACGCCACCAAAGAAGCCGCCAAGCACACAAACCTCAACACCAGCTGCACCACCACCTCATTTCTGCGCCGGTCGATCATCACCTCCTTCTCCGCCGCCACGTGGGATCCATTCATTGTCTCCACACTCTGATCAGCTTTGTGGCCgttcatcatcatcaaccaaGAACAATAAGAAACTCACATAAAACACTTCTCTAAATAGCTAGTTTTGAAAGTGTTGCTTTCTGTGTATTGAGTGTTACGTACAAGGGTTTTTAATGGGAGGCTCTTACAGCATCGTGAGTTAGATTTTCGCATTTAATCAGTGcattaaaatagaaagagatAAATGCGGAAGTACAGCAGTTTTGAGCAGAGCCATAGTTGCAAGGCCATCTGTCACACAGGGATTAATTAAATTCCAAAAAATGTTGAATCCCTGGAGTTAAAATATCTTTCTACTTTCACTAATTGTTGCTAATTATATTCTATACATATTGATTAACTGAAGATTTGAAACTCTGTGCATTTGTTGTtgacttttgtttttaatttgtttatggagacatgaattttaatgttttttaaggATGGATCATTGTGacaacatttaaaattaaatagagcCGTTAAATGTCGGGTGCCCCATATTTGGGTGTCAAgatattaatcatttttattttgtttttagattATCTAACTATTCATATCttgtgagatatatatatatatataaatctaatatttttttcatattttatcgATTTGAGATTATCTAGAAGTGAGGTTGATCAAGTTCAAAAATAGGCCAATATGAAACTGAAAAGGATCAACCGTATAGCTGACTGCCCATATGAGGGAGGGCTGTAGCTCATAATTAATGGAACAGGGGAGGGCAGAGTATGCTATTTTATATGACCAACTTTCATGGAATTTCAGGTTTGAAGCTTTGTTGATTTCCTTCTTTCATCATGTTTTTCATTCAGTATTCTCTCTTGAAAGGGTCAAAGAGTTGGACAAGGAATTGAATATGTTGAGTCATAAGAGAGGGCAGCTCCCCCCATTACCTTGTGAGAGAGGGGTGGTTGAGTGGTGAGTTTAATGGtaatttattataagaaaaatgactCATAGCTGCAGCCTCCGAAGAGTTGTATTTTCATGGCCTGTCATATCATCAATTTGGTGGGATAAGGGTGCAACCACTACTCTGTACATCATGTTAAATGTATCAGCTACATTAACCAGGGAAATTTATTGTGTCCGACCGACCATTTCTTTCGATTTTTATTGTTGAACCTAAATCTCAAGTATCTAACCCTAAGAGTACATTATAGTTAATGAAAGAAGAATATCTTGATGAAGACTTGAATCATCCCACCCACTTGAGGGATTCCAtctttaataatcaaattttgggCGAATTTGACAATCCTTAGGCGGTAAGAACACATAAAATTTGGTCCGTTGGTGTTTGAGAGGATTCAAATTTTGTAAGAGCAAATCTAGAAAAGTACATTCGTCAAAATATGCTATAGCAATACTGATGTAGTTATTTATCAGTTTTGGATCCATCAAATTAATCGACCATCCCTTCAACATTGTATTTCAACt
Above is a genomic segment from Mangifera indica cultivar Alphonso chromosome 3, CATAS_Mindica_2.1, whole genome shotgun sequence containing:
- the LOC123210638 gene encoding CASP-like protein 3A1; translated protein: MMMNGHKADQSVETMNGSHVAAEKEVMIDRRRNEVVVQLVLRFVCLAASLVAFTLMIRASQKGEVSIYGFQLDVSSKWSYSYSFEYLLGVCVAAAAYSLLQLLISGTRLLRKVPLIPSRSHAWLIFALDQVFAYAMLSAASAAASVTNLNRTGIKHAPLPNFCRALYRFCDHVAISIAFAFFSSLLLAVTVLQDVIWLIKP